One Arthrobacter sp. FW306-07-I genomic window carries:
- a CDS encoding pyridoxamine 5'-phosphate oxidase family protein yields the protein MHNDALQTPTEVLDAGTCWDLLRGVSVGHLAVLVDGYPEVFPVNYKVDQQSVVFRTGEGAKLRAAGGPLAVALEADGHDASRAWSVLVKGRAVTLEPSEELLAGAGLTLFPWQAGEKDHFVRIVPTSVSGRRFTITSPLTWWNHVGHAARRDTA from the coding sequence ATGCACAACGACGCGCTGCAAACGCCTACCGAAGTCCTCGACGCAGGAACGTGCTGGGACCTCCTCCGAGGCGTGTCCGTCGGGCACCTGGCCGTACTGGTGGACGGGTATCCGGAAGTCTTCCCGGTCAATTACAAGGTGGATCAACAGTCAGTTGTTTTCCGCACCGGGGAAGGTGCCAAACTGCGCGCAGCCGGGGGACCGCTAGCCGTCGCGCTTGAAGCCGACGGCCATGACGCATCCAGGGCATGGAGCGTGCTGGTCAAGGGCAGAGCGGTCACCCTGGAGCCCTCAGAGGAACTCCTGGCAGGGGCCGGGCTGACACTTTTCCCTTGGCAGGCTGGCGAAAAGGATCACTTCGTCCGAATCGTCCCCACCTCCGTCAGCGGACGGCGCTTCACCATCACATCCCCGCTTACGTGGTGGAACCATGTGGGACACGCGGCACGCAGGGACACTGCTTAG